The following proteins are encoded in a genomic region of Chaetodon auriga isolate fChaAug3 chromosome 8, fChaAug3.hap1, whole genome shotgun sequence:
- the znf1035 gene encoding zinc finger protein 1035, protein MAHGWDSYFHNLPPLSSDPSTLRRTSESEGSLTQHIESFIGHHDFPDTVASHESPETNSNFNTDYYTDPSIENSSSDCVYQKYCKETQWQADREQMEKDYLPRCGNGDIDFATDGLSTSETFPSSLVSDLQGLKQDCGMLATSFLEDYSDVSSCSDADVSESRPSCKFMASNSVPTPKTDVTIKHSSSEWLFTDTGNMPFPTESPCPNMSETKLILPSLSTVKEVENVIESAQGKMESPENTVKCYAGHTQPSTTSNMVTSTESEPVADRNDNDSCEGQKQMEDVEQDLIQGKYSNISLSGQGNLTGHGREKDPDGNEEEHITAKAPSIMATFDNEQDYLDEKEREGLDTSEILKGERKVSGSSENEKFDEQKTPNPNFTYGQDENMETDCQEKDIQSFTSQSSDSPSIKVDSFKGDTCELRENTSTLKSNSHNVESCLQLSQQFYKCVAEDNICENPAVMSDGLFSNAGDKKEQCVPCHSDSCLEPNSSNADRNPCPEKEWTSAVERTNTTSAPDPCCNGPGITSDSLSIDTSSKKRGSATHVESCLQSNSSSTDIKSGLEMEITSPPEKKTTTSLTAPDCCGPVMTSNIKKQGVCNSLELCLHSNTSNTDINPCLKRKWTSPADTNATSLSDQQQSLHQNPVALEKPERDIAENAKESYEELGSSTEEPYMLGMLYGEPLSREDSSCDSDETKPDTCQYKDPSLARPDGNSLNHSEGQAPQLTSSVQMRKSLQPVVIMKTLEPINGMSSSYHCAGCKHATNSVDQLIEHHYCCHSVYSFQFCKICNLYLMGNEQAEKHVCGVTKENPRLPFASSRQKKRKHHGRHKCIRCGLIFSKIIQYIRHMRTHTGKTPFKCNGCGLYFAQAGTLQRHKRIPGRCKPPKSPVTNPDAVTSETKTPPLKDLVQNKPYANLSKCFVKLVDISKTDLWSAYSNNFPTAEKAEKHSYNIHKGKTLAASPSQSTAKLSGDESQEVENETRGKHKCPLCPRLFKYSYNRARHLRYCVRDSVCGGKEKVAGKYRCPLCHATFTLASNRYRHINTFCLRECVNRLAKEKKSKSRQDTEEKKTKENGPTLSRGNEQEKQAPSALTTSKPVPRYKCNFCPAVFCHASGKYRHMKKHELFKLTGKMFRYRNSVFSIMSKPATSSSAKTEESKDNLESTEENISLALSCHFCGKCFGTSQSLKKHERNHKGERPYRCLECGKGFKKRAYLIGHKIVHQRRIQCTVCRKILPTIGELIQHRSSHLKRGKLQCPDCHLQFQYPAHLLRHLDGHKNREKKAVQLEDRPPLKPQQSLESVKEQSGPKQLQCSLCKEVFNDAQILRKHCLTHISGSSSNQCPFCKLDFSSRRYLLRHMIKHTGDKPFSCTSCGKQFYRDLYLKLHSEKCLPDATRHLVTESDTTTKGSHQCAYCPRVFSKKIRLKNHHRGHKVNSLLLCSNCGQYFGFTKLSQHQRNCMGTELNAGLSPNGDFSKSTSQTSQNVQKMTFRSNATNMLQFKCPHCTQRFRYRSLLLRHIVSHTGVQPYACVHCGHRFGSRTMCLQHEAFCDGVYKEGQSKVKTDVAKQLSNMPTLREATQKPKTEAEAEYKCKFCTKTFMKSRNLRRHILTHNEVKPYRCKACDSCFSRYDHLKVHQTRCKGKKSRLEVCIPKISLDDVGKGWQHKFGIEPAEKRETFECEVCSRIFSTQSKLSRHNTMFHIAKLFKCTGCGSSFAHEKSLKKHKKIKRCRKVSKEANASLPLGTNPPTENVAKSVSEVRNRILERIQPHFNKKYKYVCNYCPRVFGNRYQLGVHTRLHTGERPYACDYCGERFIRKDYLQRHFPKCTKKPQQNALLCDKCGGFFPRASLENHKKSCILTKSSVCPSQQSTSQGPPKCFSCAYCSSRFLLFSQLQEHFLNAHKMETMVPPVSTAPLQHHLSNMPNIKEEPLDESCDERLNDGANLICKLDTALGGEIPKPFTCSECKMSFVSKAGLTGHLRTHAMVHPFNCKTCQRGFWNKSLLRNHYRKCRFGHISERNTTQQLEAPLKAEIDFALKDSVLVFKEGSKTTGTGVLQTNFSCKEDFMDESPQNSDGNEVQGSSSKEKKAVQYQCSECDKSFTDGLMLISHLEDHGRQEQEKKRNTCRKCGRVCASPGNLEKHMRMHEINKKYSCPDCPKVVYTLSDLEIHRSCHDPSKPYACKLCNKRFCTRPSLCNHYSEDHPDDVFTCRFCNKTYSVKKSLARHYRKWHKKEQKDQATAVQEKSSTEQQSSSQVSTTGESDEDENNGTEDSDSDSAPYFPCHVCGKTFPTSESLEDHQRCHLGEKPHECAECGRCFFQASQLQQHQRMHKSEFQCQACGRGFVSLFALRKHKHTHGKSRPYRCSKCHLSFTGPTQLAEHMSTHREENFPCDICNCVFLSKSSRAEHRKSHSKSGDHNRPSASREEHKTSAALSESSTLVNRELKYRCGVCSERFRDPEKLSEHGCMAAKERPYSCSDCDKHFLHASHLKKHRTTHQLPWSNSEYPCNQCNNSSFSSQHFLSHLKSHVDTAAEIKCETEGKAGDLSHGFICPVCHQCFASATELIGHFPTHLDSTFECKVCKMTFPSGGKLEEHERRHLTSATEFECTECGKSFLGRDAFRQHHCSRQQHKTMEKECSNASETTPSPTYHQAPGEEEEIDVTGDDLYNCPVCSMQFSSKSYLLEHQNKLHPNEKPFKCEICGKTFALRRYLREHEQRHRKKFAQDTAQSAENKLKCIHCHTRFNSAQELSLHMRLHAEKEVGEYRCDMCYKSFSQWSLLKQHQESHVGEVVYECTECDKAFAFPHLLEEHQQTHAGSSR, encoded by the coding sequence ATGGCTCATGGGTGGGATTCATACTTCCATAACCTTCCACCTTTGTCATCGGATCCAAGCACTTTGAGAAGGACGTCAGAGTCAGAGGGAAGTCTTACCCAACATATAGAGAGCTTCATTGGACATCATGACTTCCCTGACACAGTGGCTTCACATGAATCCCCTGAAACAAACTCAAACTTCAACACAGACTATTATACAGATCCTAGTATTGAAAATTCCAGCTCAGACTGTGTATATCAGAAATACTGCAAGGAAACACAATGGCAAGCTGATAGAGAACAAATGGAGAAAGATTACTTGCCAAGATGTGGAAATGGTGATATAGATTTTGCCACAGATGGATTATCGACATCAGAAacttttccttcatctttaGTATCAGATTTACAAGGACTTAAGCAAGACTGTGGAATGCTAGCTACATCATTTCTTGAGGACTACTCAGATGTCAGTAGCTGCTCCGATGCAGATGTCAGTGAATCAAGACCCTCTTGTAAATTCATGGCAAGTAATTCAGTTCCAACGCCTAAAACTGATGTTACTATAAAACACAGCTCATCGGAATGGCTTTTCACTGATACTGGAAATATGCCATTTCCAACTGAGAGTCCATGCCCTAATATGTCAGAGACTAAACTAATTTTGCCAAGTCTATCAACTGTGAAGGAAGTAGAAAATGTGATTGAAAGTGCACAAGGCAAGATGGAAAGTCcagaaaacactgtcaaatgttACGCAGGACACACTCAGCCCTCTACTACTTCAAACATGGTGACAAGTACAGAGAGTGAGCCTGTAGCGGACAGAAATGATAATGATAGTTGTGAAGGTCAGAAACAAATGGAGGATGTGGAGCAAGACCTCATTCAAGGAAAATATTCCAACATCTCATTAAGTGGCCAAGGAAACTTGACTGGTCATGGAAGAGAGAAGGACCCAGATGGCAATGAGGAGGAGCATATCACTGCAAAGGCTCCAAGCATCATGGCTACATTTGACAATGAGCAAGATTACTTGgatgaaaaagagagggaggggctgGACACAAGTGAAATCctaaaaggagagaggaaagtaTCAGGTTCATCAGAAAATGAGAAGTTTGATGAGCAGAAAACCCCAAATCCCAACTTCACTTACGGTCAAGATGAAAATATGGAAACCGACTGTCAGGAGAAAGACATTCAGTCATTTACCTCTCAATCTTCAGATTCACCAAGTATCAAAGTGGACAGTTTTAAAGGTGATACTTGTGAGCTGAGGGAAAACACAAGTACCTTGAAAAGCAACAGTCATAATGTCGAATCCTGTTTGCAGTTATCTCAGCAGTTTTACAAATGTGTAGCAGAGGACAATATTTGTGAGAACCCTGCTGTGATGAGTGACGGTCTTTTCAGTAATGCCGGTGACAAGAAGGAGCAATGTGTTCCATGTCATTCGGATTCGTGCTTAGAGCCAAATAGCTCCAATGCGGATAGAAATCCCTGTCCAGAAAAAGAATGGACAAGTGCAGTAGAGAGGACAAATACCACATCTGCCCCAGATCCATGTTGTAATGGTCCCGGCATCACTAGTGACAGCCTTTCTATTGATACTAGCAGCAAGAAGCGAGGTAGTGCTACCCACGTAGAATCCTGCTTACAGTCGAATAGCTCCAGCACAGATATAAAGTCTGGTCTAGAAATGGAAATAACAAGTCCTCCAGAGAAGAAAACCACAACCTCTCTTACAGCTCCAGATTGCTGTGGCCCTGTCATGACTagtaacattaaaaaacaaggTGTTTGTAATAGTTTAGAATTGTGCTTACATTcaaacacctcaaacacagaTATAAATCCCTGTCTCAAAAGAAAATGGACAAGTCCAGCAGATACAAATGCAACCTCCCTTTCAGATCAGCAACAGTCACTACATCAAAATCCAGTGGCCCTAGAGAAACCAGAAAGAGATATTGCTGAAAATGCAAAAGAGTCATATGAAGAACTGGGCTCATCTACAGAGGAACCATACATGCTTGGCATGCTTTATGGTGAACCTCTGTCAAGAGAAGACTCCTCatgtgacagtgatgaaacaaaACCTGACACATGTCAATATAAAGACCCTTCTTTGGCCAGACCTGATGGTAACAGCCTGAATCATTCAGAAGGACAAGCACCTCAACTGACATCCTCTGTACAAATGAGGAAAAGTCTGCAGCCTGTTGTAATAATGAAAACCTTAGAGCCGATAAATGGAATGAGTAGTTCCTATCATTGCGCGGGTTGCAAACACGCAACCAACAGTGTCGATCAGCTCATTGAACACCACTATTGTTGCCATTCAGTGTACAGTTTCCAGTTTTGCAAGATTTGTAATCTCTATCTGATGGGGAATGAACAAGCTGAAAAACACGTTTGTGGTGTAACCAAAGAAAACCCTCGGCTCCCTTTTGCTTCGAGCcgacagaagaaaagaaaacaccacGGCCGTCACAAGTGCATTAGGTGCGGACtcatattttctaaaataattCAGTATATCAGGCATATGCGGACCCACACTGGCAAGACACCCTTCAAATGTAATGGATGTGGATTGTATTTTGCCCAGGCTGGTACCCTGCAAAGACACAAGCGTATACCCGGTAGATGCAAGCCGCCAAAATCTCCAGTTACAAATCCTGATGCTGTTACCAGTGAAACCAAAACACCACCACTGAAGGACTTGGTACAGAACAAACCATATGCAAATTTGTCCAAATGTTTTGTGAAGCTTGTTGACATCTCCAAAACAGATCTGTGGAGTGCATATAGTAATAACTTCCCAACTGCAGAGAAGGCCGAAAAACACTCCTACAACATACACAAGGGAAAGACCCTGGCAGCTTCACCAAGCCAGTCTACTGCAAAACTTAGTGGTGACGAAAGTCAAGAAGTAGAGAATgagacaagaggaaaacatAAATGTCCTCTTTGTCCACGGCTTTTCAAGTACTCATACAACAGGGCTCGACATTTGCGTTACTGTGTCAGAGATTCAGTATGTGGTGGTAAAGAGAAAGTTGCTGGGAAATATCGATGTCCCTTGTGTCACGCTACATTCACTTTAGCATCCAACCGATATAGACATATTAACACATTTTGCCTGAGAGAATGTGTTAATCGGcttgcaaaagaaaagaaaagtaaatcAAGGCAAGATACcgaagagaaaaaaacaaaggaaaatggaCCAACACTGTCAAGGGGAAATGAACAGGAGAAACAAGCACCTTCAGCTCTAACAACATCCAAACCTGTACCACGCTACAAATGCAATTTTTGTCCAGCAGTTTTTTGTCATGCTTCTGGAAAGTACAGGCATATGAAGAAACATGAGTTGTTTAAACTCACTGGCAAAATGTTCAGGTACAGGAATTCCGTTTTCTCTATCATGTCTAAACCAGCAACTTCAAGCAGTGCAAAGACTGAAGAGAGTAAGGATAACTTGGAATCAACTGAAGAAAATATCAGTCTTGCCCTGAGTTGTCATTTTTGTGGAAAATGTTTTGGCACATCCCAATCACTGAAGAAACATGAGCGCAATCACAAAGGTGAAAGACCATACCGTTGTCTGGAATGTGGAAAAGGATTCAAGAAACGTGCCTATCTAATTGGTCATAAAATAGTTCACCAGAGGAGGATTCAGTGCACTGTTTGCAGAAAGATTCTTCCAACTATTGGAGAACTGATTCAGCACAGAAGCTCACATCTTAAAAGGGGAAAGCTTCAATGCCCAGATTGCCATCTGCAGTTCCAGTATCCTGCACATCTGCTCAGGCATCTAGATGGCCacaaaaatagagagaaaaaggcagTTCAGCTTGAAGATAGACCACCTTTAAAACCCCAGCAGTCATTGGAATCTGTGAAAGAGCAGAGTGGACCTAAGCAGCTACAGTGTTCCTTATGCAAAGAGGTGTTTAATGATGCCCAAATACTAAGAAAACATTGTCTTACACATATATCTGGGTCCTCGTCAAACCAGTGTCCATTTTGCAAACTTGATTTCAGTAGTCGTCGCTATTTGTTGCGACACATGATCAAACATACGGGAGACAAACCCTTTTCCTGCACTAGTTGTGGAAAACAGTTTTACCGTGACTTGTACCTTAAACTTCACAGTGAGAAGTGCTTGCCTGATGCAACCAGACATCTTGTAACAGAGTCTGACACTACGACAAAGGGGTCACATCAGTGTGCCTATTGTCCACGGgtgttttcaaagaaaatacGGCTAAAAAATCATCACCGTGGCCACAAGGTGAACTCTCTACTTCTATGCTCAAACTGTGGGCAGTACTTTGGATTTACAAAATTAAGCCAGCATCAAAGGAACTGCATGGGGACAGAGCTCAATGCTGGCTTATCCCCTAATGGTGATTTCAGTAAAAGCACTTCTCAAACAAGCCAGAATGTCCAGAAAATGACTTTCCGGTCTAATGCAACAAACATGCTTCAGTTTAAATGCCCTCACTGTACACAGAGGTTCAGGTATAGATCGTTACTCTTGAGACATATTGTCTCACATACTGGTGTGCAACCCTATGCATGTGTACACTGTGGCCACAGATTCGGTAGTCGGACAATGTGTTTGCAGCATGAAGCTTTCTGTGATGGGGTTTACAAAGAGGGGCAGTCAAAAGTCAAAACTGATGTGGCAAAACAATTGTCAAACATGCCTACTCTCAGAGAGGCAACACAAAAGCCCAAAACAGAGGCCGAAGCGGAGTACAAGTGTAAATTCTGCACAAAGACTTTCATGAAATCACGAAACCTAAGACGTCACATTCTGACACATAATGAAGTGAAACCATATCGCTGCAAAGCCTGTGACAGCTGCTTTTCAAGGTATGATCATCTGAAAGTACACCAGACTCGTTGTAAAGGGAAAAAATCCCGATTGGAAGTCTGCATTCCGAAAATCAGTTTAGATGATGTTGGCAAGGGTTGGCAACATAAGTTTGGCATTGAACCTGCTGAAAAGCGGGAGACATTCGAATGTGAAGTCTGTTCAAGGATCTTCTCAACTCAGTCTAAACTTTCCCGACATAACACAATGTTCCACATTGCAAAATTATTCAAGTGCACAGGCTGTGGCTCGTCATTTGCTCATGAAAAATCTCTGAAAAAGCATAAGAAGATCAAAAGATGCAGAAAGGTCTCCAAAGAAGCAAATGCTTCTCTACCACTGGGAACTAATCCCCCAACAGAAAATGTGGCaaaatctgtcagtgaggtCAGAAATCGAATTCTTGAGAGGATCCAGCCTCATTTTaacaaaaagtacaaatatGTTTGTAATTATTGCCCCCGTGTTTTTGGAAACCGCTATCAATTAGGAGTGCACACCCGCCTGCACACAGGAGAGAGGCCATATGCTTGTGATTATTGTGGTGAGAGATTTATTAGGAAGGATTATTTGCAACGTCACTTCCCAAAATGCACCAAGAAACCACAGCAAAATGCATTGCTCTGTGACAAATGTGGAGGATTTTTCCCACGAGCCAGTCttgaaaatcacaaaaaaagttGCATTTTAACGAAGTCATCAGTTTGCCCAAGCCAACAGTCAACCTCTCAAGGCCCACCAAAATGCTTTTCTTGTGCATACTGTAGTTCCCGTTTTTTGCTATTTTCACAGCTCCAAGAGCattttttaaatgcacacaAGATGGAAACAATGGTTCCACCAGTGTCTACTGCTCCACTACAACATCATCTATCAAATATGCCAAACATCAAAGAAGAGCCTTTGGATGAGAGTTGTGACGAACGCCTTAATGATGGGGCTAATTTAATCTGCAAACTAGATACAGCTCTTGGTGGGGAGATCCCCAAGCCATTCACCTGCTCAGAGTGCAAAATGTCCTTTGTAAGTAAAGCTGGACTGACTGGTCATCTGCGCACACACGCAATGGTGCATCCTTTTAATTGTAAAACATGCCAGAGAGGCTTCTGGAATAAAAGTCTTCTACGTAATCACTACAGGAAATGTAGATTTGGACATATTTCAGAGAGGAATACAACCCAACAGTTGGAAGCCCCTTTGAAAGCAGAGATTGATTTTGCACTGAAGGACTCTGTGCTAGTATTCAAAGAAGGCTCCAAAACAACTGGCACTGGGGTTTTGCAAACCAACTTCTCCTGCAAAGAGGACTTTATGGATGAATCCCCACAAAATTCAGATGGAAATGAGGTGCAAGGCAGTTcgagcaaagagaaaaaggctgTGCAGTACCAATGTTCAGAATGTGATAAGAGCTTCACAGATGGGTTGATGCTCATTAGCCACCTTGAAGACCATGGACGACAGGAACAAGAGAAAAAGCGCAATACATGTCGTAAGTGTGGCCGGGTGTGCGCTAGTCCAGGAAATCTTGAAAAACACATGAGGatgcatgaaataaataagaaatattcTTGTCCCGACTGCCCCAAGGTTGTTTACACCTTATCTGATCTTGAAATCCACAGATCATGTCATGACCCAAGTAAACCTTACGCTTGCAAACTATGTAATAAACGGTTTTGCACAAGACCATCTTTATGTAATCATTACAGTGAAGACCATCCAGATGATGTATTTACTTGTCGTTTCTGCAACAAGACCTATTCAGTCAAGAAATCACTGGCAAGACACTATAGAAAATGGCataaaaaagagcagaaagatCAAGCGACCGCTGTACAGGAGAAGAGCAGCACTGAACAACAATCAAGCAGTCAAGTCAGTACAACTGGTGAAagtgatgaggatgaaaataaCGGCACAGAGGACAGCGACTCAGACTCTGCACCATACTTCCCATGTCATGTGTGTGGCAAGACATTCCCAACATCAGAAAGTCTTGAGGATCATCAACGGTGTCACCTGGGTGAAAAACCACATGAATGTGCCGAATGTGGCAGATGTTTTTTCCAGGCATCCCAGTTGCAGCAGCATCAACGTATGCACAAGTCTGAATTTCAGTGTCAGGCATGTGGCAGAGGTTTTGTCTCTCTATTTGCACTTCGTAAACATAAGCATACTCATGGAAAGAGCCGTCCATACCGTTGCTCCAAGTGTCACCTCAGTTTCACAGGGCCCACACAATTAGCAGAACACATGTCCACCCACCGTGAAGAGAACTTCCCATGTGACATATGcaattgtgtttttctctccaagAGTAGTAGAGCTGAGCATCGGAAAAGTCACTCTAAGTCAGGTGACCATAACCGACCTTCAGCTTCAAGAGAAGAACATAAAACGTCTGCTGCACTCTCTGAAAGCTCAACACTAGTGAACAGAGAACTTAAATATCGCTGTGGTGTTTGCAGTGAGCGTTTCAGAGACCCAGAGAAGCTCTCAGAGCATGGCTGCATGGCAGCGAAAGAGCGACCATACTCCTGTTCGGACTGCGATAAACATTTTCTGCATGCATCTCACCTGAAAAAGCACAGGACCACCCATCAGCTACCATGGTCTAATAGTGAATATCCATGTAATCAATGCAACAATAGTTCTTTCTCGTCTCAGCACTTCCTAAGTCATCTTAAGAGCCATGTTGATACTGCAGCAGAAATTAAATGTGAAACAGAAGGTAAAGCTGGAGATCTGTCACATGGTTTCATATGTCCAGTTTGCCATCAGTGTTTTGCTAGTGCCACTGAACTGATTGGTCATTTTCCTACTCATCTTGACAGTACATTTGAATGCAAAGTTTGTAAAATGACATTTCCCTCTGGAGGCAAACTTGAAGAACATGAGCGCCGTCATCTGACATCAGCTACTGAATTTGAATGCACGGAGTGTGGCAAGAGCTTTTTGGGAAGGGATGCCTTCCGCCAGCACCACTGTTCCCgtcaacagcacaaaacaatgGAGAAGGAATGCTCAAATGCATCAGAGACGACACCCTCTCCTACTTATCATCAAGCaccaggagaggaggaggagattgaTGTTACAGGAGATGATTTGTACAATTGCCCTGTTTGCTCGATGCAGTTCTCCTCAAAAAGTTATCTCTTGGagcatcaaaataaactgcaccCAAATGAGAAGCCATTCAAATGTGAGATTTGTGGAAAAACATTTGCCTTGAGGCGGTACCTTAGAGAACACGAGCAAAGGCATCGTAAAAAATTTGCTCAAGACACGGCTCAGTCAGCAGAAAACAAGCTCAAATGTATTCATTGCCACACCAGATTCAATTCAGCACAAGAGCTGTCTTTGCATATGAGATTGCATGCTGAAAAAGAAGTTGGAGAGTACCGTTGTGATATGTGCTACAAGTCATTCAGCCAATGGTCTCTCCTTAAGCAGCACCAAGAAAGTCATGTCGGCGAAGTTGTATATGAATGCACTGAATGTGACAAAGCCTTTGCTTTTCCTCACCTACTGGAGGAACATCAACAGACTCATGCTGGGTCCTCTCGGTAA